The Brassica napus cultivar Da-Ae chromosome C7, Da-Ae, whole genome shotgun sequence genome has a segment encoding these proteins:
- the LOC111207433 gene encoding disease resistance-like protein CSA1 isoform X2 codes for MVASSSVQSPPQHQVFINFRGKQLRNGFVSHLEKALRKDGINVFIDRDETKGKDLSILFSRIEESRVALAIFSALYTESSWCLNELEKIKECVDLGKLVVIPIFYKVETDDVKNLKGVFGDKFWELAKTCKGEKLDKWREALEDVPKKLGFTLSEASDEGEYINKIVGEVIKVLSHVSTGLEGEVPIEYPSAAGQGGEAAALDSPPLFGIETRLRQLEDKLDFQCENTLTIGVVGMPGIGKTTLTRMLYEKWQHKFLRCVFLHDVRKMWKDCMLNWNILMAELLRDDDNVNQQVADLSPESLKALLLSKKSLVVLDNVSDKKQIEVLLGECDWIKKGSLIFITTSDRSVIEGKVDDTYEVLRLSGSDSFQYFTYFAFGGNHSTTPWGNFMNLSRLFADYAKGNPLALKILGAELNEKDETHWEDKLCKLAENPNKTIQNVLQISYNELGQLQKDVFLDVACFFRSGDEYYVRCLVDSCATDALRDLASKFFINISGGRVEMHDLLYTFGKELGAQGSRRLWNHKGVVGALKKRSGAESVRGIFLDMSELKKKLPLEKCTFSGMHNLRYLKFYNSCCYRECEADCKLNFPEGLEFTLDEVRYLYWLKFPLKKLPKDFNPKNLTDLNLPYSEIDEVWEGVKDTPKLRWIDLSHSIKLSKLSGLRNAENLQRLSLEGCTSLQELPQEMKRMKRLAFLNMRGCTSLRFLPHMNLISLKTLTLTNCSSLEEFRVISDYLETLYLDGTAITQLPTNMVKLQRLIVLNLKDCKMLADVPECLGKLKALQKLVLSGCSKLKTFPTSIENMKCLQILLLDRTAITDMPKILHSSYSSKMEDLRELRVGMNGLSSSLRRLCLSRNDTISSLLIGFGQLYNLKWLDLKYCKNLTSIALLPPNLEMLDAHGCSKLKTVVTPMSLLKLMEQVHSKFIFTNCNNLEQVAKDSITSYAQRKSQLDAARCYKEGNVSEALLTTSFPGSEVPSWFNHRTIGSTLKLKFPPHWCDNRLSTIVVCAVVAFPYNQEEMNRFSLQCTCEFRNELGTCIRFGCTLGGGWIEPRKIDSDHVFIGYISCSHLTDRVQGSREHHKCIPTVASIEFEVRDGEGEIVNCGLSLVYEEPNHVVIEGSCNRSSTRGCWVGECKVSFGVRLLFIVLRYLWPAVVFFLVYGFFHINKLYF; via the exons ATGGTGGCTTCCTCCTCCGTACAATCACCGCCGCAGCATCAAGTCttcataaatttccgagggaaaCAGCTGCGGAACGGTTTCGTCAGCCACCTGGAGAAGGCCTTGAGAAAAGATGGAATCAACGTCTTTATCGACAGAGACGAAACTAAAGGTAAAGATCTCAGCATCCTCTTTTCCAGAATCGAAGAGTCGAGAGTCGCGCTGGCTATCTTCTCAGCGCTCTACACGGAGTCCAGCTGGTGCTTAAACGAGCTGGAGAAGATCAAGGAGTGCGTTGACTTGGGGAAGCTAGTGGTCATCCCCATCTTCTACAAGGTGGAGACAGACGATGTGAAGAATCTCAAGGGAGTGTTTGGTGACAAGTTTTGGGAGTTGGCTAAGACTTGTAAAGGTGAAAAGCTTGATAAGTGGAGAGAAGCTTTAGAGGATGTCCCCAAAAAGCTAGGCTTCACTTTAAGCGAAGCGAG CGATGAAGGTGAATACATCAATAAAATTGTAGGGGAAGTGATCAAAGTGCTCTCTCATGTTTCGACGGGTCTTGAAGGAGAAGTCCCCATTGAGTATCCTTCTGCTGCAGGACAAGGAGGAGAAGCTGCTGCTCTTGACTCGCCTCCTCTGTTTGGCATTGAAACGCGTCTTAGGCAATTGGAAGACAAGTTAGATTTCCAGTGCGAGAACACTCTTACGATCGGTGTTGTCGGGATGCCTGGTATTGGTAAGACTACCTTGACGAGGATGCTGTATGAAAAGTGGCAACACAAGTTCCTGCGCTGTGTTTTTCTTCATGACGTCCGTAAAATGTGGAAAGACTGCATGCTGAATTGGAACATTCTCATGGCAGAGTTGTTGAGGGATGATGATAACGTGAACCAACAAGTCGCTGACCTGTCGCCCGAATCCCTCAAGGCACTCTTACTCAGTAAGAAATCTCTTGTTGTTCTTGATAACGTAAGTGACAAGAAACAGATTGAGGTTCTTCTTGGCGAATGCGACTGGATCAAGAAAGGTAGCTTAATTTTCATCACAACGAGTGACAGGTCGGTGATCGAAGGGAAAGTTGATGACACATATGAGGTTCTGAGGTTGAGTGGCAGTGACAGCTTTCAGTACTTCACCTATTTTGCCTTTGGTGGAAACCACTCTACTACTCCCTGGGGAAACTTCATGAACCTTTCTAGATTGTTTGCGGATTATGCCAAAGGCAACCCGTTAGCTCTCAAGATATTGGGTGCTGAGCTTAATGAAAAAGATGAGACTCACTGGGAAGATAAACTTTGCAAGCTGGCAGAAAATCCCAACAAGACTATACAAAATGTCTTGCAGATAAGCTACAATGAACTGGGTCAGCTTCAAAAAGATGTCTTTCTCGATGTCGCTTGTTTCTTTAGATCAGGGGATGAGTATTACGTGAGGTGTTTAGTAGATTCTTGTGCCACTGATGCTTTGAGGGATCTTGCcagtaaattttttataaacatttctGGCGGCCGAGTGGAGATGCATGATTTACTGTATACATTTGGCAAGGAACTTGGTGCACAAGGGTCGCGTAGGCTGTGGAACCATAAAGGCGTTGTTGGTGCACTGAAGAAAAGATCA GGAGCGGAGAGTGTGCGAGGTATTTTTCTAGACATGTCTGAACTGAAGAAAAAACTTCCTTTGGAAAAATGTACCTTCAGCGGGATGCATAACCTTAGGTACCTCAAATTCTACAACTCTTGTTGCTACCGGGAATGCGAAGCTGACTGCAAGCTAAACTTCCCTGAGGGACTTGAGTTTACGTTGGATGAAGTACGGTATCTCTATTGGCTGAAATTCCCTTTGAAGAAACTTCCAAAAGACTTCAACCCCAAGAATCTTACCGACCTTAACCTGCCTTACAGCGAGATTGACGAGGTCTGGGAAGGTGTTAAG GATACACCCAAGTTAAGGTGGATTGATCTTAGCCACTCAATCAAGTTAAGCAAGTTGTCGGGGTTGCGAAATGCTGAAAATCTCCAAAGACTGAGTCTTGAAGGCTGCACAAGTTTGCAGGAGTTGCCCCAGGAGATGAAACGTATGAAACGTCTTGCTTTCCTCAACATGAGAGGATGCACGAGTCTCCGGTTTCTTCCACATATGAATCTCATCTCTCTGAAAACTCTCACCCTCACCAACTGCTCAAGTCTTGAGGAATTCCGGGTAATTTCGGATTATCTGGAAACTCTCTACTTAGATGGAACCGCCATAACTCAACTTCCTACTAATATGGTGAAGCTCCAGAGACTGATTGTATTGAACTTGAAAGACTGCAAAATGTTGGCGGATGTTCCAGAATGCCTGGGGAAGCTGAAAGCGCTGCAAAAACTGGTGCTATCTGGCTGTTCAAAGCTCAAAACATTTCCAACTTCcattgaaaacatgaaatgcTTGCAGATCTTATTGCTCGATAGGACAGCAATTACAGACATGCCGAAGATATTACATTCATCATATAGCTCAAAAATGGAAGATCTGCGCGAGTTAAGAGTTGGTATGAACGGCCTATCCTCCTCATTGCGTCGTCTATGCTTAAGCAGGAACGATACGATCAGCAGCCTGCTAATCGGCTTCGGTCAGCTATATAATCTGAAATGGCTTGACTTAAAGTACTGCAAGAATCTCACATCAATTGCATTGCTTCCACCAAATCTAGAGATGTTAGATGCACATGGCTGCAGCAAACTGAAAACAGTTGTAACACCCATGTCCCTTCTTAAGCTTATGGAGCAGGTTCACTCTAAGTTCATTTTCACCAACTGCAACAATCTTGAACAAGTTGCAAAGGATAGCATCACTTCATATGCTCAAAGGAAAAGCCAGCTAGATGCAGCTAGATGCTATAAAGAG ggaAATGTTTCAGAAGCTTTGCTCACCACTTCCTTTCCAGGGAGCGAAGTACCTTCATGGTTTAACCATCGCACAATCGGATCCACGTTAAAGCTGAAGTTTCCGCCACATTGGTGTGACAACAGGCTTTCAACAATAGTTGTATGCGCTGTTGTTGCATTCCCTTACAATCAAGAAGAAATGAACCGTTTCTCATTACAGTGCACTTGTGAGTTCAGAAACGAACTCGGGACATGTATACGTTTTGGCTGCACTCTTGGTGGAGGTTGGATCGAACCGCGCAAGATTGATTCCGACCATGTTTTTATCGGTTACATCAGTTGCTCACACCTAACAGATCGTGTACAAGGGTCGCGGGAACATCATAAATGTATCCCTACGGTGGCTTCAATTGAATTCGAAGTGAGAGATGGAGAAGGTGAGATTGTAAATTGTGGTTTAAGTTTGGTGTACGAGGAACCAAACCATGTCGTTATTGAAGGAAGCTGTAACAGATCTTCAACAAGAGGTTGTTGGGTTGGGGAGTGTAAAGTGAGCTTTGGTGTTCGGCTTTTGTTTATCGTTTTGAGGTATCTGTGGCCAGCTGTTGTGTTCTTTTTGGTTTATGGGTTTTTTCACATAAACAAGTTGTATTTTTGA
- the LOC111207433 gene encoding disease resistance-like protein CSA1 isoform X1, with the protein MVASSSVQSPPQHQVFINFRGKQLRNGFVSHLEKALRKDGINVFIDRDETKGKDLSILFSRIEESRVALAIFSALYTESSWCLNELEKIKECVDLGKLVVIPIFYKVETDDVKNLKGVFGDKFWELAKTCKGEKLDKWREALEDVPKKLGFTLSEASDEGEYINKIVGEVIKVLSHVSTGLEGEVPIEYPSAAGQGGEAAALDSPPLFGIETRLRQLEDKLDFQCENTLTIGVVGMPGIGKTTLTRMLYEKWQHKFLRCVFLHDVRKMWKDCMLNWNILMAELLRDDDNVNQQVADLSPESLKALLLSKKSLVVLDNVSDKKQIEVLLGECDWIKKGSLIFITTSDRSVIEGKVDDTYEVLRLSGSDSFQYFTYFAFGGNHSTTPWGNFMNLSRLFADYAKGNPLALKILGAELNEKDETHWEDKLCKLAENPNKTIQNVLQISYNELGQLQKDVFLDVACFFRSGDEYYVRCLVDSCATDALRDLASKFFINISGGRVEMHDLLYTFGKELGAQGSRRLWNHKGVVGALKKRSQGAESVRGIFLDMSELKKKLPLEKCTFSGMHNLRYLKFYNSCCYRECEADCKLNFPEGLEFTLDEVRYLYWLKFPLKKLPKDFNPKNLTDLNLPYSEIDEVWEGVKDTPKLRWIDLSHSIKLSKLSGLRNAENLQRLSLEGCTSLQELPQEMKRMKRLAFLNMRGCTSLRFLPHMNLISLKTLTLTNCSSLEEFRVISDYLETLYLDGTAITQLPTNMVKLQRLIVLNLKDCKMLADVPECLGKLKALQKLVLSGCSKLKTFPTSIENMKCLQILLLDRTAITDMPKILHSSYSSKMEDLRELRVGMNGLSSSLRRLCLSRNDTISSLLIGFGQLYNLKWLDLKYCKNLTSIALLPPNLEMLDAHGCSKLKTVVTPMSLLKLMEQVHSKFIFTNCNNLEQVAKDSITSYAQRKSQLDAARCYKEGNVSEALLTTSFPGSEVPSWFNHRTIGSTLKLKFPPHWCDNRLSTIVVCAVVAFPYNQEEMNRFSLQCTCEFRNELGTCIRFGCTLGGGWIEPRKIDSDHVFIGYISCSHLTDRVQGSREHHKCIPTVASIEFEVRDGEGEIVNCGLSLVYEEPNHVVIEGSCNRSSTRGCWVGECKVSFGVRLLFIVLRYLWPAVVFFLVYGFFHINKLYF; encoded by the exons ATGGTGGCTTCCTCCTCCGTACAATCACCGCCGCAGCATCAAGTCttcataaatttccgagggaaaCAGCTGCGGAACGGTTTCGTCAGCCACCTGGAGAAGGCCTTGAGAAAAGATGGAATCAACGTCTTTATCGACAGAGACGAAACTAAAGGTAAAGATCTCAGCATCCTCTTTTCCAGAATCGAAGAGTCGAGAGTCGCGCTGGCTATCTTCTCAGCGCTCTACACGGAGTCCAGCTGGTGCTTAAACGAGCTGGAGAAGATCAAGGAGTGCGTTGACTTGGGGAAGCTAGTGGTCATCCCCATCTTCTACAAGGTGGAGACAGACGATGTGAAGAATCTCAAGGGAGTGTTTGGTGACAAGTTTTGGGAGTTGGCTAAGACTTGTAAAGGTGAAAAGCTTGATAAGTGGAGAGAAGCTTTAGAGGATGTCCCCAAAAAGCTAGGCTTCACTTTAAGCGAAGCGAG CGATGAAGGTGAATACATCAATAAAATTGTAGGGGAAGTGATCAAAGTGCTCTCTCATGTTTCGACGGGTCTTGAAGGAGAAGTCCCCATTGAGTATCCTTCTGCTGCAGGACAAGGAGGAGAAGCTGCTGCTCTTGACTCGCCTCCTCTGTTTGGCATTGAAACGCGTCTTAGGCAATTGGAAGACAAGTTAGATTTCCAGTGCGAGAACACTCTTACGATCGGTGTTGTCGGGATGCCTGGTATTGGTAAGACTACCTTGACGAGGATGCTGTATGAAAAGTGGCAACACAAGTTCCTGCGCTGTGTTTTTCTTCATGACGTCCGTAAAATGTGGAAAGACTGCATGCTGAATTGGAACATTCTCATGGCAGAGTTGTTGAGGGATGATGATAACGTGAACCAACAAGTCGCTGACCTGTCGCCCGAATCCCTCAAGGCACTCTTACTCAGTAAGAAATCTCTTGTTGTTCTTGATAACGTAAGTGACAAGAAACAGATTGAGGTTCTTCTTGGCGAATGCGACTGGATCAAGAAAGGTAGCTTAATTTTCATCACAACGAGTGACAGGTCGGTGATCGAAGGGAAAGTTGATGACACATATGAGGTTCTGAGGTTGAGTGGCAGTGACAGCTTTCAGTACTTCACCTATTTTGCCTTTGGTGGAAACCACTCTACTACTCCCTGGGGAAACTTCATGAACCTTTCTAGATTGTTTGCGGATTATGCCAAAGGCAACCCGTTAGCTCTCAAGATATTGGGTGCTGAGCTTAATGAAAAAGATGAGACTCACTGGGAAGATAAACTTTGCAAGCTGGCAGAAAATCCCAACAAGACTATACAAAATGTCTTGCAGATAAGCTACAATGAACTGGGTCAGCTTCAAAAAGATGTCTTTCTCGATGTCGCTTGTTTCTTTAGATCAGGGGATGAGTATTACGTGAGGTGTTTAGTAGATTCTTGTGCCACTGATGCTTTGAGGGATCTTGCcagtaaattttttataaacatttctGGCGGCCGAGTGGAGATGCATGATTTACTGTATACATTTGGCAAGGAACTTGGTGCACAAGGGTCGCGTAGGCTGTGGAACCATAAAGGCGTTGTTGGTGCACTGAAGAAAAGATCA CAGGGAGCGGAGAGTGTGCGAGGTATTTTTCTAGACATGTCTGAACTGAAGAAAAAACTTCCTTTGGAAAAATGTACCTTCAGCGGGATGCATAACCTTAGGTACCTCAAATTCTACAACTCTTGTTGCTACCGGGAATGCGAAGCTGACTGCAAGCTAAACTTCCCTGAGGGACTTGAGTTTACGTTGGATGAAGTACGGTATCTCTATTGGCTGAAATTCCCTTTGAAGAAACTTCCAAAAGACTTCAACCCCAAGAATCTTACCGACCTTAACCTGCCTTACAGCGAGATTGACGAGGTCTGGGAAGGTGTTAAG GATACACCCAAGTTAAGGTGGATTGATCTTAGCCACTCAATCAAGTTAAGCAAGTTGTCGGGGTTGCGAAATGCTGAAAATCTCCAAAGACTGAGTCTTGAAGGCTGCACAAGTTTGCAGGAGTTGCCCCAGGAGATGAAACGTATGAAACGTCTTGCTTTCCTCAACATGAGAGGATGCACGAGTCTCCGGTTTCTTCCACATATGAATCTCATCTCTCTGAAAACTCTCACCCTCACCAACTGCTCAAGTCTTGAGGAATTCCGGGTAATTTCGGATTATCTGGAAACTCTCTACTTAGATGGAACCGCCATAACTCAACTTCCTACTAATATGGTGAAGCTCCAGAGACTGATTGTATTGAACTTGAAAGACTGCAAAATGTTGGCGGATGTTCCAGAATGCCTGGGGAAGCTGAAAGCGCTGCAAAAACTGGTGCTATCTGGCTGTTCAAAGCTCAAAACATTTCCAACTTCcattgaaaacatgaaatgcTTGCAGATCTTATTGCTCGATAGGACAGCAATTACAGACATGCCGAAGATATTACATTCATCATATAGCTCAAAAATGGAAGATCTGCGCGAGTTAAGAGTTGGTATGAACGGCCTATCCTCCTCATTGCGTCGTCTATGCTTAAGCAGGAACGATACGATCAGCAGCCTGCTAATCGGCTTCGGTCAGCTATATAATCTGAAATGGCTTGACTTAAAGTACTGCAAGAATCTCACATCAATTGCATTGCTTCCACCAAATCTAGAGATGTTAGATGCACATGGCTGCAGCAAACTGAAAACAGTTGTAACACCCATGTCCCTTCTTAAGCTTATGGAGCAGGTTCACTCTAAGTTCATTTTCACCAACTGCAACAATCTTGAACAAGTTGCAAAGGATAGCATCACTTCATATGCTCAAAGGAAAAGCCAGCTAGATGCAGCTAGATGCTATAAAGAG ggaAATGTTTCAGAAGCTTTGCTCACCACTTCCTTTCCAGGGAGCGAAGTACCTTCATGGTTTAACCATCGCACAATCGGATCCACGTTAAAGCTGAAGTTTCCGCCACATTGGTGTGACAACAGGCTTTCAACAATAGTTGTATGCGCTGTTGTTGCATTCCCTTACAATCAAGAAGAAATGAACCGTTTCTCATTACAGTGCACTTGTGAGTTCAGAAACGAACTCGGGACATGTATACGTTTTGGCTGCACTCTTGGTGGAGGTTGGATCGAACCGCGCAAGATTGATTCCGACCATGTTTTTATCGGTTACATCAGTTGCTCACACCTAACAGATCGTGTACAAGGGTCGCGGGAACATCATAAATGTATCCCTACGGTGGCTTCAATTGAATTCGAAGTGAGAGATGGAGAAGGTGAGATTGTAAATTGTGGTTTAAGTTTGGTGTACGAGGAACCAAACCATGTCGTTATTGAAGGAAGCTGTAACAGATCTTCAACAAGAGGTTGTTGGGTTGGGGAGTGTAAAGTGAGCTTTGGTGTTCGGCTTTTGTTTATCGTTTTGAGGTATCTGTGGCCAGCTGTTGTGTTCTTTTTGGTTTATGGGTTTTTTCACATAAACAAGTTGTATTTTTGA